Genomic window (Erythrolamprus reginae isolate rEryReg1 chromosome 3, rEryReg1.hap1, whole genome shotgun sequence):
ttaattctagattgtTGTTTCCTTTATTAATTTGCACCAATTACTTTGtgccctgccttcaggtgctttgggaaatagatcGACCCTCTCTTCTTTTACAAGGAGGCTAGGATAGAAGGAGTAGCCAGGAAAATGTGGCACACCATTATTCCTTATGAAAATGTCATTACTGGAGGAAATAAGCCTTGAATGTAATTAACAGCAGGCCTGGAAACCCTTTAATGCAGCTGAAATGTGATtccttttggggggttttttgctttgttttcgcTCAGAAGCTTGGTTTCCTTCCCAGAATGTGTATTTTTTATCAAAATCATAACTGATCAATTTAGAAAGATGATTGATCTTTCAGATAAGTCGGTTGCACTTCAGCAGAAAAACCCTCTTGAGCATTACCAGATGGGAACAGAAGGGAAGcgtagggagagaaggaagaaaaatggatTTTCCACCTATTTAATATTGCAACAACTGGGGTGATTGAATAACACAGACCAACAAACCACCCTCCTAGACACATGTTCAGACTGGCATCAGAGTAGAGTTATCCAGGGCCAAAACCATGGAGGCATGAGTTAAGCCAGATGGTAAACAGGAATGCtttctaaaattaatttaaaaccagTCTGAAGTGTCGTGAAAGGCAGGGACTCTGTTACAGCCTTTTAGATAATCAGCTAAAAGTTCTACATTTCATATTTTCCATCTTCAATATCACTGCTTGAAGAGGGTTAAATGTGGTCTAAACCCTGCTgtgctgttcgggtctgtgagacccgaaatcaaagtttgagaccctgtaaaaaattttccctgcatatctgaaacttgacatttcatgacttttcatcatttcaggggttctctctatgagaatttttttggggtgggtggggggggggtttctttcttgctgaaaagaaaaaagtcacacttgtactgttcccgggtcaccctgacccggaccgaaaattcttcatttgaagtgcttatgtttggtcaatttgaaaacttttttcacttggaaagtagtctgaacatttctgcacacaatgatatgaaaattgaactgaaaaaaaaatatgcatattgctttattttgattataaaaggcagacaccccccctttatttgtgaactttttttcaatttatagatagtttagcttgcaaaatgtgttcaatatttcacaaaaacggggtgtgtgttcattttatcagcaaaataaaccaataagcattactttcttcatttcaattttcatttcaatgtgtgcagaaatgttcaaacttgtttccaagtgaaaaaagctttcaaaaagaccaaatataagtacctaaaatgatcaatttgcggtccgggtcaaatagacccgggaacataacattagagAGTTTTATCGAATAGCACAGCAGGGTTGAATCCAAAGAGCTTTGTTTAATTGAAAGTGAGAGATTGTTGACTGTAAGCAAGGTTTGGCAGGTTTCATCTATTCTGAAGTGATatcttaaggcagtgatggtgaaccttttttccctccggtgccaaaagggtgtggatGTATTCTATCacatatgtgagtgcccacactcataattcaatgcctggggaggacaaaaacagctttccccgctccCTAGTGGCCCTCTGAatgccagaaatggcctatttcccaacttctgatgggcccagtgggctcgaGTTCCACTCTCcctagactccaaaggcttcactggagcctggggaaggtaaaaatgctcttccccatcccccagaggctctttgggggccaaaaacgcccccccagagtaaaaaaatcagctggctggcacacaaatgcatgttggagctgagctagggcaacggctcaagtgccagcagatatggctccatgtgtcacctgtggcacccgtgccataggttcgccatcactgtccttagGTATCTCTAACCTTAGGATACCAAAACTCCAGCCATGGCTTGGAAATACTCTAAACCTGTGTTTCTTGTTTTGCTCTATGAACTCTTTCCCAAATGACCCCCGAAGAGTTTTTGTTCGTGTgggctatattttatttattttatttatttattagatttgtatgccgctcctctccaaagactcagggcggctcacaacagtaataaaaacaatatagcagtggaacaaatctaatattaaaaaacatataaaaccctatcattattttttttaaaaccaaacagcacattcataccaaacataaaacaaagtatatatttaaaaaagccttggagaaaggtgtctcaactccctcatgcctggcggtataagtgagtcttgagtagtttacgaaagagagggagggtgggggcagttctaatctccggggggagttggttccagagggccggggccgccacagagaaggctcttcccctggggcctgccaaatgacattgtttagtcgacgggacccggagaaggccatctctgtggaaccttatcggtcgctgggattcatgcggtagcaggcagttccggagatactctggtccgatgccatgtagggctttaaaggtcatgaccaacactttgaattgtgaccggaaactgatcggcagccaatgcaagccacagagtgttgaagaaacgtgggcaaatcttggaagccccacaatggctctcgtggctgcgttctgcacgatctgaagtttccgaacacttttcaaaggtagctccatgtttATTGATATTTAcctgattaaaaattaaaatggactaattcttagaatatttatttattgaatcttgtaaaaaaaatataaacattaaacattagatatttatataaagaaaaaacatttttcatGAAAAAGCCCTGTAATTTttctacaaagaaaaaataatatgaGTATATGATTGTAAACATTTGCAAATACACCTTGAATACCTGACAAATCATTTATATTTTGTGGGTCCATGGAGGATCCTTGAAACTATTGCTTCTGAAGCTGCATTTATAGGCAAGTCAAGGAGAGAACTTGAAGCAGCTTCTGGAGAAGGGCAAAAGTACAGAAAGGAACTGATAAAAAAGGAGGTCGATGTGTTCTAAAAGAGAGGACCTATGATATATATTCCATGCTCTTTTGTTCTACGTACAGTTTCCTTTTTCCTGTTACAAATACATAGttgagcagtaaagcacatggtgatTGTACTTTTTGTTTGTTCTGCGTGGTGCTTTATATAAACATACTTTGTAACAGGTTCATATAGTATGTCTTGtgcaaaagatttatttatttatttgtttgtttattggatttatatgccgcccctctccgaggactcaggatggcttacaatatataaaagaaaaaaatacaaacatcccaaatccaattaatttaatcaagttaatctaaaaacattaaaaatccatCATTCTCACTCAAACAACAAACATGCATTACATTCGTCGGCCATGGGGTTACAGTCTAATAGccacaagcctggtggcatagatgattCTTCAGGCTCTTTGTggcaggcgaggagggtgggggcagtgcaactctccagggggagagctgattccagagggccggggcccccacagaaaaggctcttcccctaggtcctgccaagagacattgtctacttgacaagacctggagaaggccgactctgtgggacctaaccagtcactgggactcatgtggcaggaggcggtcctgcaagtaatctggtcctatgccatgtagggctttataggtcataaccaacactttgaattgcatctggaaccaattggcagccaatgcggtccacggagtgctggagagacatgagcATCCtgaggaaggcccatgactgttcgtgctgctgcattttgcacgatttgcagtttccgaacactcttcaaagatagcctcaTGATCTCAGTTCTCTTCCAGGCACCTGTAACTTTCAGTAGTATTGTACAGCGGCCCTGAGGAAAACATAATTTTAGGGAATCTTGCATTGTCTTAGGGGCTGTAAGACTTGAGGAGAACCTTGAAAAGAGCTGCTGAacaaaaatacaggtagtcctcgacttacaacagttcttttactgattgttcgaagttacaaaggcactgaaaaataagacttatgaccatttttcacacttcatGGTCACAAGTTCAAAATTGGGATGCTAGACAACtggcatgtacagtggtacctctacctacaaacacctctacttacgaacttttttagataagaactggatgttcaagatttttttgcctcttctcaagaaccattttccacttacaaatctgagcctcccaaactgtaaccgcaaaaggcagggagaagcctgccTTTTGCCTTCCAccatactacagtggtacctctacttacaaattaatttgttccgtgaccaggttcttaagtagaaaagtttgtaagaagaagcaattttcccataggaatcaatgtaaaagcaaataatgcatgcgttTGGAGAAACCATAGGGAGAgtgcaggccctgtttcctcccaggagattcccagggaagccccacaggggcttcttcccgtcttttccagccctatttcctcccaggagattcctagagaggccccatggaggcttctccccgccttttctggccctgtttcctcccaggagattcctagagaggccctatggaagcttctccctgccttttccagccctgtttcctcccaagagattcctagagaggccccatggaggcttcttcccgccttttctggccctgtttcctcccaagagattcctagagaggccccatggaggcttctccccaccttttctggccctgtttcctcccaagagattcctagagaggccccatggaagcttctccctgccttttccagccctgtttcctcccaagagattcctagagaggccccatggaggcttcttcccgccttttctggccctgtttcctcccaagagattcctagagaggccccatggaggcttctccccaccttttctggccctgtttcctcccaagagattcctagagaggccccatggaggcttctccccgcctttttcagccctatttcctcccaggagattcctagagaggccccatggaggcttctctctaccttttccggttacagtttcagatgctcgggtttgtaagtggaaaatggttcttgagaagaggcaaaaaaatcttgaacacccagttcttagctataaaagttcgtaagtagaggcgttcttaggtagaggtaccactgttgttTTTAGCAGAAACTTCTCCAGaactgttcttccttccttccttctatccatccatccatccatccatgtccaCACGAACACAGATAGACAAACAGACCCAACTCCAAATTGTTCCTACACAAAATAGCTCTTTGTTTTTTCTCAAATCTGTACgtgttttaacaaaaaaaaaaacaacccccccccccaaaaaaaaaaccccacacaaaaAATATGTCACTCTCCTATTTTGGGGAATTATCTCACATTATTAAAGAATTTCCTGCTTTAAAAGAGAACATACATATTTCAGTAACTACAGGGCTATTTAGTTATTGCAGCCTGTGTAGCATCAGTGCTCCTTAGAGTGACAGTTGCaataatgttaaaaatatttcaattacAAGCggttaaaaatatttcaattacAGCGGACTTCAGTCAACATGTCCAATTGCCCTGGTGCTGCGCTAAGTACAGTGTTACTTAAATCTCCTTCCCATACAAACAAGGCTGGCGTCTCTCAAAACCAGCCACATGGAACAGCTCATAGCTTATAAAAACAGGTATCATTCACCATGCATCTCCAGGTGCCCACTATGATAATTGGAACAGGAGTTAACTTCTAATGCTGACCAGAAACGATTTGAGGGACTACACAACATAGTTAACTGTAATTCCTCAGACCAGCAAGGTTAGAAAAACACCCTTCCTTGTTgtgaattaaaacaaacaaatacatttttataAGATGACTTCTATATCAGCCTTCCCAGCTGGTGTTTTGTAGATGTGTTTCACTACAACAACAACTGTCATTTACTTGGGCTGATTTGGAAACAGGAGAGTTGTAATTCACCACACAAAAGGAAACATTTCAATGTGCAGGCGTCATATTACTTGGTCCATTAAGACGATAGTCTTGAAGGTGGTTGGTATTCAGACGTTCTAATTTCTATGGTGTTAAGACCTATGTCATTTGAGTATTTTTATTAGCTTAACAAATTCACaaattcacttccctattaaaaacactttcctcctggaccttgtttaaccctttaacatatttaaatgtttcgatcatgtccccccttttccttctctcctccagactatacagattgagttcagacttcatgaactcaatctgtatagtctggaggactatacagattgaactcaatctgtatagtctggaggacagaaggaaaaggggggacatgatcgaaacatttaaatatgttaaagggttaaataaggtccaggagggaagtgtttttaataggaaagtgaacacaagaacaaggggacacaatctgaagttagttgggggaaagatcaaaagcaacatgagaaaatattattttactgaaagagtagtagatccttggaacaaacttacagcagacatTTCacgtttcaagttttattggatttatatgccgcccctctccgaaaactcggggcagctaacaacaatcatgaacaatatacaataaaatccaagactaaaagcaaattaaaaccccttaatatataaaaaccaaacatacatacaaacataccatgtatacagttataacggcctaggggggaaagaagtcttaattcccccatgcctggcggcaaaggtgggttttaagtagcttacgaaaggcaaggagggtgggggcaattctaatatctggggggagttggttccagagggccggggccgccacagagaaggctcttcccctgggtcccgccaagtggcattgtttagttgacgggacccggagaagacccactctgtgggacctaactggccgctgggattcgtgcggcagaaggcggtccctgagacgtgtagataaatccacagtaactgaatttaaaaatgcctgggataaacatatatccatcctaagataaaatacagaaaatagtataagggcagactagatgggtcatgaggtctttttctgctgtcagacttctatgtttctactgacaTTCAGCATATGCCTGTGTTACAAAGTTCATTTAACCTCAAGTTGTTGAGTTTTTGGGCTTCAGAACagtcaagaatttttttttattttgagggTTGTCAGAATAAATAGTGCTAAATATTAACACAAATAATCTGCTAGAATTAGGGAAGTGAAGAGTTTTCTGGCCTGCCTGGAGAAGTTTACTGCCTATATAGTTCAAACCAAGCTCCGTTAATATTTCAtactttatgggggggggggttagtatTCAACTGTGTTAAACAAAATCTCCCAGCATTCTTCACCATTGACTATTGTggaaccttaaacactcaaaaagcCACTTTGGTCCGTTTTCCATAGAATACAAAACATCGGGAGCCACAAAACAtggccatggccaactcaacatcactcgcTCCCACCCATCACATATAAAACACAAATAGCATTTCAAttgcatgagccggggtggcgcagcaggtagagtgctgtactgcaggccactgaagctgactgcagatctgaagatcagcggttcgaatctcatcactggctcaaggttgactcagccttccatccttccgaggtgggtaaaatgaggacccggattgtgggggccatatgctggctctgttaaaaagttctattgctaacatgttgtaaggcgccctgagtataaagagaagggcggcataaaaatcaaataactaaataaatgaatgaatgaatgaatgaatgaatgaatgaataaataaataaatatcaccaaTTCATCCACAGTTAAAAAGCCCTCTGTTGCTTCAGatttgtcgtcatcatcatcatcatcatcatcattattattatttagatttctatgctgcccttctcaagatgacccagggtggcgtacaacgttaaaaaatgcaacaatatatataaagaaatctaaagtacttttaaaagaattatacaaaattactaaaaatgttagaaaaccccatatacagtcatacacattcatccaattcaatcattcataatattggccggagacaatctcaGCACTCATGGCTTCCATGCCCACTGGCAGAGGTGGGTGTTCAAAGCTTAACGTAGACCAgaagggagtttattccagaaggcccggcccaccacagagaaggctcttcccctaggtcccaccagtcgacattgtctggctgacgggacctggagaaagccgacttggtgggacctaaccagccgatgggatgtatgaggcagaagacagtcctgaagataatctggtcctaagccatttagggatttgtaggtcataaccagcactttgaattgcgcccggagaccaattggcagcagctcacagagtgatgttgCAATGTGGGCTTTAATTCTTTAAAACAGAAGCTCATCTTTGTTACtgaaacatttgtttgtttgtttgtttgtttgtttgtttgtttgtttgtttgtttgtttgtttgtttgttcgttcgttcgttcgctcGTTcgctcgttcgttcgttcgtttgttcattcattcattcatttatttatttatttattggatttgtatgctgcccctctccgctgtctcggggcggctaacaacagcaataaaacagtatataacaaaatccaatactaaaaacagttaaaaacccattatataaaaaccaatcatacatacagacataccatgcataaaattgtaaaggcctactgggaaagagtatttcagttcccccatgcctggcggcagaggtgggttttaagcagcttttgaaaggcaaggagggtggaggcaattctaatctctggggggagttggttccagagggccggggccaccacagaaaaggctcttcttctgggtcccgccaagcgacattgtttggttgacgggacccagagaagacccactctgtgggacctaactggtcgctggaattcgtacAGCAGAAAGCAGTCCCTGTTCTCTCCATGATGGGAAACATTAGGAATGGAATTAAAATGTTGTTGTCATTTCCTTCCGCAGCACCACATCCATCCCTGCCCTGCCTGTGGGATTATATACAGAGCCGACGAACATAACCCGCCAGTATTACCAGCCAGACCTGAGCTTCCTATGGTGTTGAGCGGCCACTGGGTCAGCTCTCGCTGCGAAGTCCGTCCAGCTGTGCTTTTTCTTACCAGGTACTTCATCTTCCATGCCAACAACCGCAGCTGGGAAGGCTACTATCACCACTACTCCGACCCTCTCTGCAAGCAAGCAACTTTCACCGTCTATGCCTTGGGTCATTACAACGAGGGAGCGCCTTCCCACATCGTGAGAGGAGGCACCGAGCTGGTCTTCAAAGTGACCCATGCTCGGGTGACCCCTATGGATCAGGTCACGGTGTCTATGCTGAACTCCTCTGGTTTTGGGAGCTGCGGAGAGGCTGGATCTTGGCACATTGGGCAGGAGCTAGATGTGACCCACACCAATGGGTGCGCAGCTCTAGGTATTAAGCTCCCCCACTCGGAGTATGAACTCTTTCGCCTCGAACGAGATGGAAAAGACCGGAGCCTGCTCTTTATTGGTGAGAGACCAACTGATGGGTCAAGTCCTAACACTCTCAATAAGCGGCCCACGTCTTACCAGTCTCCACTTCTCCAGTGTGGTGGCCCCTTGGGAACTTTGGCAAGGCATAGCATGCCACACGATCCAGAAAGATTAAGGGTCCAAGCGAACCATGGAGCACCAAAAATTCCTTTATCTCAGCTGGTGTTTCTAGCTACATTGCTGGTCAACTGGGATTAACTGGGATCTTTCTCGCAGAGCAGCAGAAAATGCAGATAATCTCAGCCTTCAGGCTTTGTATAGGCCATACAAAAAATAAAGCATACTTACAGGTGGTTTCTTTTTACAGGTTGCCAAAAATTATGCTTCTTTGACAAATGCGTTGTCATGCTCTCTGAAGTACAGACACGAAAATCGATTTTCTTGATTTTTGAAGCGGAAAATTGTTCACTTTTTGTCAGGTGACTCAATACACACCACTGCCTGTTTCTGAAGCAGCGTTTCTCAATT
Coding sequences:
- the APCDD1L gene encoding protein APCDD1-like isoform X1; translated protein: MLRSWALVALFLAFASGNKIWDAPRAHTSQLDSEKVLWEPQCQYQLRHLQDGVRISAVLPPRLEGHWISTGCEVRPGPEFLTRSYMFFANRLFKAYQFYYRDPSCREPTYTLVIKGKIRLRQASWITLGATEADYHLHKVGIVFYSQRAMQETVARLNQTGVRCSGFLPAGRTWAPGALYELLSAKGEEDCTPGLGFAMHELSLVRVEKYHQPLLLQHNQGSRQVEELYLGDIHTEWSERLQYRPTGYQRPLQNAMHHIHPCPACGIIYRADEHNPPVLPARPELPMVLSGHWVSSRCEVRPAVLFLTRYFIFHANNRSWEGYYHHYSDPLCKQATFTVYALGHYNEGAPSHIVRGGTELVFKVTHARVTPMDQVTVSMLNSSGFGSCGEAGSWHIGQELDVTHTNGCAALGIKLPHSEYELFRLERDGKDRSLLFIGERPTDGSSPNTLNKRPTSYQSPLLQCGGPLGTLARHSMPHDPERLRVQANHGAPKIPLSQLVFLATLLVNWD
- the APCDD1L gene encoding protein APCDD1-like isoform X2: MEWLVKVSECTAWSGIIIFIKCEVRPGPEFLTRSYMFFANRLFKAYQFYYRDPSCREPTYTLVIKGKIRLRQASWITLGATEADYHLHKVGIVFYSQRAMQETVARLNQTGVRCSGFLPAGRTWAPGALYELLSAKGEEDCTPGLGFAMHELSLVRVEKYHQPLLLQHNQGSRQVEELYLGDIHTEWSERLQYRPTGYQRPLQNAMHHIHPCPACGIIYRADEHNPPVLPARPELPMVLSGHWVSSRCEVRPAVLFLTRYFIFHANNRSWEGYYHHYSDPLCKQATFTVYALGHYNEGAPSHIVRGGTELVFKVTHARVTPMDQVTVSMLNSSGFGSCGEAGSWHIGQELDVTHTNGCAALGIKLPHSEYELFRLERDGKDRSLLFIGERPTDGSSPNTLNKRPTSYQSPLLQCGGPLGTLARHSMPHDPERLRVQANHGAPKIPLSQLVFLATLLVNWD